The following proteins are co-located in the Tachysurus vachellii isolate PV-2020 chromosome 17, HZAU_Pvac_v1, whole genome shotgun sequence genome:
- the chchd10 gene encoding coiled-coil-helix-coiled-coil-helix domain-containing protein 10, mitochondrial → MARGSRSRPSAPASAPAQSYAPAPVAPPTAAVAPAPVQPKQPGLMAQMATTAAGVAVGSAVGHVMGSALTGAFSGSSSSEAPRPAPAHQEPARGAPPQAGPCLFEVRQFLDCATTQTDLSLCEGFNEALKQCKFSNGVSSLV, encoded by the exons ATGGCGAGAGGAAGTCGCAGTCGTCCTTCAGCACCAGCAAG tgCTCCTGCTCAGTCCTATGCTCCAGCTCCAGTGGCTCCTCCTACAGCAGCGGTGGCCCCTGCACCTGTCCAGCCCAAACAGCCAGGCCTCATGGCTCAGATGGCCACAACAGCCGCAGGTGTGGCTGTGGGCTCGGCCGTGGGCCATGTGATGGGTAGTGCATTAACCGGTGCCTTCAGCGGAAGCAGCTCGTCAGAAGCCCCAAGACCGGCTCCTGCACATCAG GAGCCCGCACGAGGTGCTCCTCCTCAGGCTGGGCCATGTCTTTTCGAAGTGAGGCAGTTTCTCGACTGTGCTACCACTCAGACAGACCTCAGTTTGTGCGAAGGCTTCAACGAAGCTCTCAAACAGTGCAAATTCTCCAACG GTGTTTCATCGCTGGTGTGA
- the ddt gene encoding D-dopachrome decarboxylase gives MPFIDLETNLPASKFSEDFLKKLCSTAAAVLGKPEDRMNLVVKPDLPLLIAGSCSPAVSLKVSAIAVTDSADKNKEHSAKLFQFLTQELGLSQERIVIRFYPLEPWQVGKKGTVMSFL, from the exons ATGCCGTTCATCGATTTAGAGACAAATTTGCCCGCAAGTAAATTTTCTGAAGACTTCCTAAAAAAGCTATGCTCCACCGCAGCGGCTGTTTTGGGAAAACCAGAGGAT agGATGAATCTGGTGGTAAAGCCTGATCTGCCCCTGCTCATTGCTGGCTCATGTTCCCCTGCCGTgtctctcaaggtttctgctATTGCTGTGACCGACAGTGCAGATAAGAACAAGGAGCACAGTGCCAAACTCTTCCAGTTCCTTACTCAGGAGCTGGGACTCAGCCAGGAACG CATCGTGATCAGGTTCTACCCGCTGGAGCCTTGGCAGGTGGGGAAGAAAGGCACAGTGATGAGCTTCTTGTAG
- the scamp1 gene encoding secretory carrier-associated membrane protein 1 — protein MSDFDSNPFADPDFSNPFQDPSVTQVTRNAPPGLEEYNPFTDTKPAPPGSGPKVPPTANTQPAIMKPTEEPPAYSQPQQTQDQARAQAELLRRQEELERKAAELDRREREMQSLNASGGRKNNWPPLPEKFPVGPCFYHDISVDIPVEFQKTVKIMYYLWMFHTATLFLNIFGCLAWFCVDSLRGVDFGLAMLWFMLFTPCSFVCWYRPLYGAFRSDSSFRFFVFFFVYICQFGVHVMQAIGITGWGVSGWISALTGLNKSIPVGIIMILISALFTASAVISLIMFKKVHGLYRTTGASFEKAQQEFATGVMSNKTVQTAAANAASTAARGAFKEQF, from the exons gatccCTCAGTCACACAAGTAACGCGGAACGCGCCACCCGGCCTGGAGGAGTACAACCCGTTTACAGATACAAAACCA GCTCCACCTGGCTCAGGGCCCAAAGTCCCACCCACTGCTAACACACAGCCCGCCATCATGAAGCCCACCGAGGAACCTCCAGCTTATTCACAGCCGCAACAAACGCAG gATCAGGCACGGGCCCAGGCTGAGTTGCTGAGGAGGCAGGAAGAGTTGGAGAGGAAAGCAGCAGAGCTCGaccgcagagagagagagatgcagtcaCTCAATGCCTCTGGAG GGAGGAAAAACAACTGGCCACCGCTGCCTGAGAAGTTTCCTGTGGGTCCCTGTTTCTACCATGACATATCAGTGGACATCCCAGTGGAGTTTCAGAAGACAGTTAAGATCATGTACTACCTGTGGATGT TCCACACAGCAACACTATTCCTGAACATCTTCGGCTGCTTGGCGTGGTTTTGCGTCGATTCGTTGCGTGGTGTAGACTTTGGCCTGGCCATGCTGTGGTTCATGCTCTTCACTCCCTGCTCATTCGTCTGCTGGTACAGACCTCTGTATGGAGCGTTCAG GAGTGACAGCTCTTTCCGcttctttgtatttttcttcGTCTATATTTGTCAGTTTGGTGTCCATGTGATGCAGGCTATTGGCATCACAGGCTGGGGAGTCAG TGGGTGGATCTCTGCCTTAACCGGCCTTAATAAAAGTATTCCTGTTGGCATCATCATGATCCTGATTTCTGCTCTGTTTACCGCCTCTGCTGTCATCTCTCTCATCATGTTTAAAAAG gTCCACGGGCTGTATCGGACCACTGGTGCCAGCTTTGAGAAGGCCCAACAAGAATTTGCCACCGGTGTCATGTCCAATAAAACAGTCCAAACAGCGGCCGCTAACGCCGCTTCTACAGCTGCTCGCGGAGCATTCAAAGAGCAGTTCTGA